One Engystomops pustulosus chromosome 7, aEngPut4.maternal, whole genome shotgun sequence DNA window includes the following coding sequences:
- the LOC140068773 gene encoding protein kinase C delta type-like, whose amino-acid sequence MDCPARDLRKMTSKGQDEDDKKREEEEKMKGGEKRKREDHSQAEDAQKKKRTGPNARESEDEGPRAGPSTSVTSGSTAPNTIGGFVVHEVLGKGSFGKVMLASVPGQNIYKAIKIINIGNNAEALERERRILLAARDCPFVSHLSASLKSKRHMYFILEYLSGGSLESLIIQSGKLNIELVRFYTAELICGIQFLHGHGIAHRDIKPANIMLDEDGHIRIIDLGLAQDGLTASTKICGQTGTYRYMAPEVHLDKPYTVAVDWWGLGMVVSKMSSGKSPFYDLNQMQKVFLSITRKKPKIPSWLDEDLKHLILNLLQKDPEMRLGVSGNIRDHPFFRTIYWEELETRRAQPPIPSCSGDKPSG is encoded by the exons ATGGATTGCCCCGCAAGGGATCTGCGCAAGATGACGTCCAAAGGACAAGATGAAGATgacaagaagagagaagaagaggagaagatgaaaggcggagagaagaggaagagggaAGATCACAGCCAAGCGGAAGACGCCCAAAAGAAGAAGAGGACCGGACCCAACGCCAGAGAGTCAGAGGATGAAGGGCCAAGAGCAG GACCCAGCACCTCTGTAACATCTGGATCTACTGCCCCAAATACCATCGGTGGCTTTGTGGTCCATGAGGTGCTGGGCAAGGGCAGCTTCGGCAAG GTGATGCTGGCATCAGTTCCCGGCCAAAACATCTACAAGGCCATTAAGATCATCAACATTGGGAACAATGCGGAAGCCCTAGAGCGAGAGAGGCGGATACTCCTGGCTGCTAGAGACTGTCCATTCGTGTCTCACCTCAGTGCCTCACTGAAGTCTAAGCGCCATATGTATTTCATCCTGGAGTATCTGTCCGGCGGCAGCCTCGAGTCTCTGATTATTCAGAGCGGCAAGCTTAACATCGAGCTTGTACGGTTCTACACGGCAGAATTGATCTGTGGCATCCAGTTCCTCCATGGCCATGGCATCGCCCATCG AGACATCAAACCAGCCAACATCATGCTGGATGAAGATGGTCATATTCGGATTATAGACCTGGGGCTGGCGCAGGACGGTCTGACCGCTTCCACTAAGATCTGCGGACAGACTGGAACATACCGCTACATGGCCCCAGAGGTGCACCTGGATAAACCTTACACTGTAGCAGTGGACTGGTGGGGTCTTGGGATGGTTGTTTCCAAAATGTCATCTGGAAAATCCCCCTTTTATGACCTCAACCAGATGCAAAAGGTCTTTCTCTCGATCACCAGAAAGAAGCCAAAGATTCCATCATGGCTTGATGAAGACCTGAAACATCTTATACTGAACCTGCTACAGAAGGATCCAGAGATGCGCTTGGGTGTGTCCGGTAACATCAGAGACCACCCATTTTTCCGAACCATCTACTGGGAGGAACTGGAGACGAGGAGAGCACAGCCACCCATTCCATCTTGTTCTGGTGACAAACCATCTGGTTAG
- the LOC140070175 gene encoding protein kinase C delta type-like encodes MNICGNLLPSGKLNIELVRFYTAELICGIQFLHGHGIAHRDIKPANIMLDEDGHIRIIDLGLAQDGLTASTKICGQTGTYRYMAPEVHLDKPYTVAVDWWGLGMVVSKMSSGKSPFYDLNQMQKVFLSITRKKPKIPSWLDEDLKHLILNLLQKDPEMRLGVSGNIRDHPFFRTIYWEELETRRAQPPIPSCSGDKPSG; translated from the exons ATGAATATCTGTGG aaaccttttgccaagCGGCAAGCTTAACATCGAGCTTGTACGGTTCTACACGGCAGAATTGATCTGTGGCATCCAGTTCCTCCATGGCCATGGCATCGCCCATCG AGACATCAAACCAGCCAACATCATGCTGGATGAAGATGGTCATATTCGGATTATAGACCTGGGGCTGGCGCAGGACGGTCTGACCGCTTCCACTAAGATCTGCGGACAGACTGGAACATACCGCTACATGGCCCCAGAGGTGCACCTGGATAAACCTTACACTGTAGCAGTGGACTGGTGGGGTCTTGGGATGGTTGTTTCCAAAATGTCATCTGGAAAATCCCCCTTTTATGACCTCAACCAGATGCAAAAGGTCTTTCTCTCGATCACCAGAAAGAAGCCAAAGATTCCATCATGGCTTGATGAAGACCTGAAACATCTTATACTGAACCTGCTACAGAAGGATCCAGAGATGCGCTTGGGTGTGTCCGGTAACATCAGAGACCACCCATTTTTCCGAACCATCTACTGGGAGGAACTGGAGACGAGGAGAGCACAGCCACCCATTCCATCTTGTTCTGGTGACAAACCATCTGGTTAG